The window GACGCCCATCCCCTGGGCCTTCGTCGTCTGAAAGGGCTGGAACAGGTGGTCCGCGATCTCCGGCGCGAGGCCGGGACCGGTGTCGATCACCTCGACCGTCACGAGACCCGCTTCCCCGCCGGCGCGCGTCGCGACCGTCAGCTCCCGCCGCGACGCGTTCTCCATCGCCTCGATCGCGTTGCGCACCAGGTTGAGCAGCACCTGCTGGACCTGGATGCGGTCGGCCAGCACCAGCGTCGCCCGCGGGTCGAAGTCGAACGCGACGCGGACGCCCCGCTCCTTGACGCCGACGAGCGCGAGCGCGCTCGCCTCCTCGATCAGCCGCGGCAGGCTCTCCACCTGTCGCTCGCTGTCGCCCCGCCGCACGAAGTCGCGGAGACGGCGGATGACGAGCCCCGCGCGCATCGCCTGCTCCGCGGCCTGGCCCACCGCGTCGCGCAAGAGGTCGACCTGCTCGCCCTCCATCCGCTCCAGGATCCGGCGCGAGCCGGTGAGGTAGTTGGCGATGGCGGTGAGCGGCTGGTTGATCTCGTGGGCGAGGGTCGAGGCCATCTCGCCGAGCGCGGTGAAGCGGGACATGTGGATGAGCTCCGCCTGCAGCTCCTGAAGGCGCGTCTCGGTCTCCTGCCGCTCGGTGAGGTCGCGGATGAAGCCGGTGAAGTAGCGTGCGCCGGCGGAGCGCATCTCGCCGACCGAGAGCTCCATCGGAAAGGTCGAGCCGTCCTTGCGCCGGCCGACGACGACCCGGCCGACGCCGATGATGCGGCGCTCGCCGGTGGTGAGGTAGCGGGCCATGTAGCCGTCGTGCTGGCCGCGGTAGGGCTCCGGCATCAGCATGCTGATGTTGCGTCCCACGACCTCCTCCGGCGCGTAGCCGAACTGGCGCTCCGCCGTCGTGCTGAAGGACTGGATCGCCGCCTGCTCGTCGATCACGATCATCGCGTCGGGCACGGTCTCCAGGATCGACCGCAGATGCGCCTCTCGGGCGCGCAGGGCGTTGTCGGAGGCGAACCGTTCGCCGAGATCGCGGATGGCGACCGCGAAGACCTGCGCGTCGCCCTCGCCCGCCGCCGCCGCGATCGCGACGAGCGCCGGAAACGAGCCGCCGCCGGCCCGGAGCAGATCGCAGCGCGCTTCCGCCGAGCCCGCCGTTTGCGCGCGTGCGAAGAGGGCCGCTCCCGCTGTCGCGTCGGCGTGCAGCGTCGCGAGGGCGCGCCCCTGCGCGTCCCGAGCGCCGAGGCCGAAGATGCGCTCGGCCGCCGGCGGCCAGTGGATCACGCGGCCCGCGGCGTCGGCGAGGACCAGGGCGAGGTCTGTCATCGGCTGGGCGATCGGGTCTTCGGGCGGGGCGAAGGTCATCGGGCGATCCTACAGCGGCTTCGCGGCGTGGGGCCACCGCCGGCGGCGCCCGCTTTGCGCAGGATCAAGGCGGCGGCGTTCGCGCGGCGGGAGGATCGAGCGTCACCAGACGTGGAGATCGACGATGACGCCTCTGACGGACGCCGCGCCGGGCTACGCAAGCCTCGCGGTCCATTTCGACCTCACGCTTGCGGCCCGCGACCGCGGCCGCCTCGCAGTCGACCTCGCCGACCGCTTCGGCGCCCACATCATCGGCCTCGCGTCCGAGCAGATGCTGCTGCCGATCTACGGCGACCTTGGCGGCCCCCACGTGGCGGCCACCATCGCCGAGGACGAGCAGGGTCGAGTCGAGGAGGAACTGGCCGGCGCCTACGCCGCGTTCAAGGACGTGATCGGCGCGCGCAACAACGTCGAGTGGCGGCAGGCGCTCGAGGAGCCGAGCCGGCACGTCATCGCCAACGCCCGCGCCGCCGACCTGCTCGTGCTCGGGCGCCGCTCCAGCAAGGACGCGGTCGACGTCGCCCTCGGCGTCGCTCCCGGCGCGGTCACGCTCGAATGCGGGCGGCCGGTGCTGATCACGCCGCCGGGCGTCGACCGCCTGTCCGCCCGCGCGATCGTCATCGCCTGGAAGGACACCCGTGAGGCGCGCCGGGCGGTGCGCGACGCCCTGCCGCTGCTGCTGCGCGCCGAGGAGGTGGTGGTCGTCACGTCCTGCGGGTCGTTCCGGGACGAGAGCGCCGAGGACGTCGCGGCCTTCCTCGCCCGTCACGGCGTCAACAGCCGCCCGGAGGTACGCGCGGGCGAGATCTCGTCGATCGCCGACGAGATCCTCGACGCGGCGGACGAGATCGGCTCGGACCTCATCGTCGCCGGCGCCTATGGCCACAGCCGCACGCGCGAATGGATGTTCGGCGGCGTGACGCGCTCCCTGCTCGAGACCTCGCCGGTTCCGCTGCTCCTGTCGCACTGACGCGACGCATCCCCCCGCGCCGGGCCTTTGATCTCGCTCAAAGCCCGCGCCCGCGCCGTCTGCAGGATGGGCCCATGCTCCCGCTCCGCCTCACCGACCTCGCCGACCGCCAGGTCCCCCGCTACACGTCGTACCCGACGGCGCCGCACTTCCACGATGGCGTCGGGGCGGAGAATTACGGTCGCTGGCTGGGCGCGCTGCGGGAGGCGGAGGCTCCGGTCTCGCTCTACGTCCACGTCCCCTACTGCCGGTCGATCTGCCATTACTGCGCCTGCACCACCAAGGCGACGCGGCGCGACGAGCCGGTGGTGGCCTACGTCGGGCGGCTGAAGCGCGAGATCGCCCTCGTGGCCGAGCGGACCGGGCGGTTGAGAGTCTCCCACATCCACTGGGGCGGCGGCACGCCCAACCTGCTGCCGCCGGACCTGTTCGACGCCCTCGTCGCGGACCTCTGCGACCGCTTCGACGTCGACCCTTACGCCGAGCACGCGATCGAGCTCGATCCGCGGCATGTGACCCGCGAGGGCGCGCGGCGGCTCGCCGCCTCCGGCGTGACGCGGACGAGCCTCGGCGTGCAGGATTTCGCGCCCGAGGTGCAGTCCGCGATCGGCCGCATCCAGCCGCATAGGGTCGTGGCCGCCGCGGCGGACGCCGTCCGCGCCGCCGGGATCGAGGGCCTGAACTTCGACCTCATCTACGGCCTGCCGCGCCAGACGCTGCGCTCGGCCCGGGAGACCGCGCAGCGCGCCGTCGCCCTTGCCCCCGACCGCATCGCGCTGTTCGGCTACGCGCATGTGCCCTGGTTCCGGGCGAACCAGCGGCTCATCGACGCCCGAGATCTTCCCGACGTCGGACTTCGGCTCGAGCTCGCCGCGACCGCCCGCGAGGCGATCGAGGCGGCCGGCTACGTGCCCGTCGGGATCGACCACTTCGCCCGGTCGGACGACAGCCTTGCGACCGCGGCCGCGTGGGGGACGCTCCGCCGCAATTTCCAAGGCTACACGACCGATCGGGCGGAGACCCTCATCGGCCTTGGGCCCTCCTCCGTCGGGCGCCTGCCGGCGGGCTACGTCCAGAACGCCGCCGACGTCGGCGCTTGGGCCCGCGCGATCGACGACGGCCGGCTCGCGGTCGTCAAAGGACGCGCGCTCACTCCGGACGACCGGCTGCGCGGAGCGGTGATCGAGCGGCTGCTCTGCGGCTTCGAGGCCGAGCTCGGCGCGATCGCGATGGCCCACGGCGCCTCGCCCGCCGCGCTCCTGCCCGCGCTGGAGCGCCTCGAACCGCTGATCGCCCAGGACTTCGTGCGCCTCGACGGATCCCGTCTCAGCATCGTGCGCGACGCGCCGGCGCTGGCGCGCATCGTGGCGAGCGCCTTCGACGCCTACCTCGGCGCGGGGGCGCGACATTCGCTGGCCGCGTGACGCGGAAGCCGCTTTCTAAAGCCGGCTCGGCGTTTGACGCAGGTCAACGAAGAGCGCCCCGGAAAAGTCTAAATCTCAAAGCGCTCCCAGGCACTTGCTTCGCACTTTGAGGATTCGGACCCATGAAATTCCTGCTTGCGCCGGCGCTCGCGCTCGCCGCCCTCGCACCCGCCGTCGCCCGCGCGGCGGACGCCCCCCTCGACCAACCCGCCTTCGAGAGCGCCGCTCCGTTCGACTGGAGCCGCTTCATGGTGAGAGGCCGGGTGATCGGCGTCGTGCCGCACAAGTCGAAGGCGAACCTCAGCATCCCCGGCAGCGCCCACGTCTCGTCCGACGTGATGCCGGAGATCGATTTCACCTATTTCTTCACGCCGAACCTCGCGGTCGAGGTCATCTGCTGCGCCTCGAAGCACAGCATCAAGGGCCGCGGCGCGCTGAAGGGCCTGAACGTCGGCGACACCTGGGTGATCCCGGCGACGGTGACGGCGCAGTACCACTTCACCAATCTCGGCAAGTTCAAGCCCTACGTCGGCGTCGGCGTGAACTACTCCATCTACTTCGGCGAGGACGGCGCAGGCCCGACCGTGCGCAAGCTCAACCTCAAGAATTCGGTCGGCGTCGCGGCCCAGGTCGGCTTCGACTACATGATCGACGAGCACTGGGGCGTAAACGTCGACGTGAAGAAGATTTACATGGAGCCCAAGATCTCGCTCGCCGCCGGCGGCGCGGACGTCCGCGGGCGCGCCAAGATCAACCCCTGGGTGATCGGCACGGGCGTCACCTACCGCTTCTGAGCCTTCGGCCGCGGCTCTCAGGCCGGCGGCGCGAAGGTCGACAGCAGGCCCGCATAGGGCTTGGAGCGCGGCGTCGCATAGGCGCCGCGCTTGCTTGTCCTGAGGCCGAGCGCGACGAGAGCCTCGGCCTGCTTCACCGCGGCGGCCACGCCGTCGACCACGGGCGCGCCGAAGCGCTCCGACAGGGCGGCGGCGAGATCGGCCATTCCGGCGCAGCCGAGCACGATCGCGTCCGCGCCGAGGCCGAGCGCGCGGTCAATCTCCGCCTCCAGCTTCACGCGGGCGTCCGATCCTTCGTCCTCGAGCGCCAGCACCTCCACGTCGCAGGCGGAGACCCGCACGCGGGCGGCGTAGCCGTAGCGGGTGACGATCTCCTCCAGAGGCACGACCGAGCGCTCCAGCGTGGTGACGACCGCGATGCGCTTCGCGATCTGGCCGGCGGTGACGAGGGCCGCCTCGCAGATGCCGACGACGGGGATCGCGGCCGCCGCCCGCGCCGCGTCGAGCCCGGTGTCGTCGAAGCAGGCGATGATCGCGGCGTCCGCGCCCGCGCCTTCGCCCTCCCGGATCGCCGCGATCAGGCCGGGAACCGCGAAGGCCTCGTCGTAGTAGCCCTCGATCGAGGCCGGCCCCATGGCGGAGGTGGCGGCGACGATCTCCGTGCCCCCCGCCGCAGCCGCGCGGGCCGCGGCGGCAGCTTTGGCCGTCATCGAGGCGGTGGTGTTGGGATTGACGACGAGCAGCTTCATAGGGGCTTCAAGGTCTTGCGCCGCCGCGCCATGGCCGTCACGGCGACAAGCGCGGCCGCGATCGCGGTGAAGGAGACCAGGGTGGTGACGGCCCCCAGCGCGTAGAGCACCGGCGTCGTGACGTTGGTGGTCATGCCGTAGATCTCGAGCGGAAGGGTGTTGAAGCTGCCGGCGGTCATCAGGGTGCGGGCGAACTCGTCGTAGGACAGCGTGAAGCCGAAGAGGCCGACGCCCACGAGGCTCGGCGCGATGATCGGCAAGACCACATGGACGAAGGTCTGCCAGTTCGAGGCGCCGAGGTCGCGCGCGGCCTCCTCGTACGCCGGCGAGAACCGGTTGAACACCGCGAACATGATCAGCACGCCGAAGGGCAAGGTCCAGGTGAGATGGGCGCCGAAGGCCGAGGTCCACCACGTCGGCTGCACGCCCGCCACCTGGAACATGAGGCCGATGCCGAGGCTGACGAGGATCGACGGCACGACTAGGCTCGCGACCGTCAGATAGAACAGCGCGGTCGAGCCGAGGAAGCGGCGGCGGAAGGCGAGCCCGGCGCACAACGACACCGCGACGGTCGTCAGCGTGGTCATCACGCCAAGAGCCAGTGAGCGCGCGAAGGAGCCGCCGAAGTCGCCCACCGCCTGCTGCTCGAACAGGTTTTCGAACCAGCGCGTGGAGACGCCGTTCATCGGAAAGGTCAGGCCGCCGGCAGGCCCCTGGAACGACAGGATCAGGATGGTCGACAACGGCCCGTAGAGGAACAGCACGAACAGCGCGAAGAACGCCGCCAGCGCGTAGAACTCCAGACCGCGCTTTTCGGACGCCATCCTCACAGCTCCTTGCGGATGTTGACGATGCGCAGCATCGCGGCCACCATCAGCAGGACGAGGACGAGCAGGGCCACCGCGTTCGCCGCAGCCGCCGGGTATTGCAGCAGCGAGATCTCGTTCGCGATCATCAGGCCGACTGAGGCCGACTGTCCGCCCGACATGAAGCGCACGGTGACGAAGTCGCCGAGCACCAGCGTCACCACGAAGATCGAGCCGATCGCGATCCCGGGCTTGGCGAGCGGGATCACGACGTTGGTCAAAGTCTGCCAACCGTTCGCGCCGGCGTCGCGCGCGGCCTCGACCAGCGCGCGGTCGATGCGCATCAGCGAGTTGAAGATCGGCGTGACCATGAACAGCACGTAGAGGTGCACCATCGCGAGCACGACGGCGAACTCCGAGAACAGCAGGAACTCCAGCGGAGCCGGGACGATCCCGAGTTCGATCAGCGTCGTGTTCAGCAGTCCGTTGCGGCCGAGAAACGGCACCCACGAGATCATGCGGATGATGTTCGAGGTCAGGAACGGCACCGTGCAGATCAGGAACAGGACCATCTGCATGGTCGTGCTGCGGACATGGAACGCGAGGAAATAGGCGACGAGAAAGCCGACGACGGTCGTGATCGCCCAGACGATCGCCACGAACTTCAGCGTGTTCAGATAGGTCTTCCACGTCACCCAGGAGCCCAGCGTCTCGGCGTAATTGAGCGTGATGAAATCCGGGTAGATCTGGACGCTGTCGTAGTCCCAGAAGCTTACCGCCACGATGGCGGCGAGCGGCAACAGCAGGAAGGCGCCGAGGATCAGCGCGAGCGGCGCGGCCTGCAGATAGGGGGCGAGACGGCCGGTCATGAGCGCGCGTCGGAGCGAGCGCGGACGTCGCCCCGCCGTCGCGCCTGGCCTTGCGGGGTCCCGGCTGTCTCCGGGACGCGAGAGAGGGGCGTCGCGACGCTCACGCGGCGATGAACTCGTTCCACTTGCGGACCATGTAGCGGTCCTTGTCCATCACGGCGTTCCAGCACGCGACCTTGCCCATCCGCTCCTCGAACGAACCGCCGTCGCGCACCGCGCCGGCCTTCTCCAGCACCTTGCCGTCGGGCGAGAGAATGTCGGAGGCGGCCGGTTTGCCCTCCATCCAGAAGCCCCATTCGTCCGGCGACATGTGCTGCTTCGCGGTCGACAGGCAGGCGGAGTAGTAGCCCTGGCGGTTGAGATAGGCGCCGCACCAGCCGGACAGGTACCAGTTGATGTACTCGTAGGCCGCGTCGAGCACGAGGCCCTTGACGTTCTTGCCGATGCCGAGGCCGCCGCCCCAGGCGCGATAGCCTTCGGCGAGCGGCTGATAGACGCAAGGCACGCCCTTCGACCGCACGGCGGTGACGGCCGGAGACCACATCGACTGGATGATGACCTCGCCGGAGGTCATAAGGTTCACGCTCTCGTCGAAGGTCTTCCAGAAGGCGCGGAACTGACCGGCTTTCTTGGCCTCGATCAGCGTGGCGATCGTCGTGTCGATCTCCGCCTCGGTCATGTTGCCCTTGTCGCCGTATTTGATGATGCCCGCGCTCTCGCAGATCATCGCGGCGTCCATGATGCCGATCGAGGGGATGTTGAGGATCGACGTCTTGCCTTTGAACTTCGGGTCGAGAATGTCCTTCCAGTTCTCGATCGGCCGGCCGACGAGATCGGGCCGGATGCCGAGCGTGTCGGCGTTGTAGATCGTCGGGATCAGCGTCATCCACTCGGTCGGCGCCTTCGCGAAGGTCTTCGCGCCGGGGCCTTCCACGAAGCCGACCGTGCTGGGCGCTGTGCCCTGGGCGACCACGCTGTCGGGCGTCAGCTTGCCGGTGGTGAAGATCGGGACGATCTGGTCGTAGTACTTGATCTTCTTGACGTCCATCGGCTGCAGCGCGCCGCTCGGGAACACCTTCTTCGCGATCCAGTACTCGATGTCGGCAATGTCGTAGCTGTCGGGCTGGGTCACCGCGCGCTGGGTGACGCTGTCGCTGTCGAGCGCCGTCATGCGCAGGGTGAAGCCGAGGTCCTTCTTCACCTGGTCGGCGATGGCGTTGAGGTTGGAGACGCCGGTGCCGAACTGGCGCAGCGTCACGTCCTTGATGTTCTGCGCCCAGATCGTCGGGAACCCGGTCACCGCGCCGGAGCCGGCGGCGGCGCCGGCCGCGGCGGCCACCCCCTTCAGAACGGCGCGGCGGTCGAGGCCGGTGGTCGGATCAATGGTCTTCGGATCAGTCATGGGCCGGTCCTTGGGTCATGCGGGGTCGGGATCACTGCAACGAGGGGCGGAGCACGTGGACGTCGGCGAGGCTCCAGGCGAGCGGCGCGGCCTGGCCGATCTCGTGCGGCGCGGAGTCGAAGACCGCCTCGTCGGCGTAGACGGTGAAGTCCTCCACCCCGGGCGCGTCGAGGGTCATCTTCATGGACCCGCCGCGGTACTCGACGTTGCGGACATGGCCGGTGAAGCCGAGGCCCGGCGCGGCGGCCTCGCCGATCCGGATGCGATCGCGCCGAACCGCGGCCTGCGCCGGGGCGCCGAGCTCCAGATGGGCCGCCGCGGGCAGACGGAACGCCGCGCCGCCCGAACAGGTGAGGATCGCGCCGGCGTCGTCGAGCGCGGTGACCTTGCCGGACAGCACGTTGTGCTCGCCCATGAAGCTCGCCACGAAGGCGGTGGCGGGACGGTGGAAGATCTCGCGCGGGGCCGCCGCCTGCTCGATCCGCCCGTTCGACATCACCACCACCAGATCGGCGAGCGCCATCGCCTCCTCCTGGCTATGGGTGACGTGGACGAAGGTGACGCCGAGGTCGCGCTGCAGGCGCTTCAGCTCGGCGCGCATGCGGACCTTGAGGAAGGGGTCGAGCGCCGACAGCGGCTCGTCGAGCAGCAGCGCCTGCGGGCTGGTGATCAGCGCCCGGGCGAGCGCGACGCGCTGCTGCTGGCCGCCGGAGAGCTGCGCCGGACGCCGCGAGGCGTACTGGTCCATGTGCATGAGCTTGAGCATCCCGAGCGCCTTCTCCCGCCGCTCGGCCTTCGCCACGCCCTTCATCTTCAGCGAGAAGGCGACGTTGTCGACGAGGTCGAGATGCGGGAACAGCGCGTAGGACTGGAACATCATCGAGGTCGCGCGCCGGGCGGGCGGCAGGTCCGTCACGACGACGTCGCCGAGGCGGATGTCGCCGGAGGTGACGCTCTCGTGGCCGGCGATCATGCGCAGCGTCGAGGTCTTGCCGCAGCCGGAGGGACCGAGCAGGCAGCAGTAGGTCCCGGCCTTGATCTTCAGGCTGATCGCGTCAACCGCGACGGCGTCGTCGCCGTATCGCTTGGTGACCGAGGCGAGGTCGATCTCGGCGGCTTGCGGCATCTGTGCTCCGGGCTGGGTCGCAGACCAGCAACGCCCGTGCCAAACGCGCGGCGCTCGGAACGAACGGAGCCTGCGGTCAAGCTGACGGCCGCACAGCTTAAAACAGCGTCAACCGCCCAATCGACGCGCAGCCGGCTCGCGTTCACGCCATCAGGAACGCCGGGGCGGAGGGGCCGCCTTGCGCGCGGAACGCCGCGACGCGCTCCGCCGCCTTGCGCATGCTCGACAGCAGATGGTCGCTGAGCGCCGTGGCGGCGCGGTCGCCGTCGTTGGCCTTCAGCGCCGCGAGAATGGCGAGATGCTCGTCCATGAAGGGATCGATGCGCGGCGCCTTGGCGATCGCGGCCTGGATGTGCTTGCCGACGACCAGCAGGCAACGCGTGCGCTCGAGCGCGGCGCGCGCCTCGGCGTTGCGGCCGAAACCTAAGCACGTCACGTGGATGTCCGCTTCGAGCGCGTCGAGTTCGGCGACGCCGTAGTCCGGAGCCGCCCGGTTCGCGGCGGCGTGCCGGGTCATCATTTCACGGAGCTGGGCGGCTGGCACGCGGCCGGCGGCGCTCCTGATCAGGGGCGGCTCCAGCATCAGCCGGAGCTCGTAGAGATCGCTGATGCGGGCTTCGTCCATCGGCACGATCTGCCAGTGGCCGCTGTCGGTCTTGACCGCGATGCCCGCGCCCTGCGCCCGCAGCAGCAGGTTGCGCGCCACCGTCCGCCCGACGCCGAAGTGACGCGCCAACGCCAGTTCGTTGATGCGGAAGCGGCCGAAGACGGACGCCTCGATGACCGCGCGCTCCAGCGCATAGTAGAGCGTGTCCCAGGCGTCGTCGCGCGCGGCGCCTGTCGCGAGGCCCAGGATCTCGGCGGTAAGCGCGACCCGCTTCGGCGGCCCATCGCCGACGAGGACCCCGCGCCCGTCGAACCGCCGCACCAGCTTTTCCGCCTCGAGCTGCGCGAAGGCCTGCTTCACCGGCGAGCGGCTGGCGCCGAACAGGCTCGCCAGCGCGCCCTCGGCCAGCACCGCGCCCGCAGGCAGCCGCCCGGACGCGATCGTCTCGCGCAACGTGTCCGCGATCAGGGCGTAGGCCGGGCGCTTGCGTTCGAACATGCGTCTCGTTTCCGGAGACAGGTTTTTCCCGGGCATCTCACGGCCGCTTAGAGATGAAGCCGCCTCAAGCTCCGAGCGTCCTGCCCCGGTTTATCCGGGGATGATGAAGAGCGACGAAACAGCCTTCAGGTCACCGCGCCGAGCGGCCAGGGGACGAACTCGTTGTCGCCGTAGTCGAAGGTTTCGCTCAGGGACGGCTCGCCGGAGGCGACCGCGATGATCTTCTCGAAGATGCGCTCGCCCGCCGCTTCGATGGTGTCGGCGCCGGTGACGATCCCGCCGCAGTTCACGTCCATGTCCTCTTCCATGTGCTCGTACATGGCGTCATTGGTCGCGATCTTGATGCAGGGCGCCGGCTTGAAGCCCGAGACCGAGCCGCGACCAGTGGTGAAGCAGATGATGTTGCAGCCGCCCGCGACCTGGCCCGTGACCGCCACCGGGTCGTAGCCCGGCGTGTCCATGAACACGAAGCCGGTGCGGTCGATCGGCTCGGCGTATTCGTAGACGGCTTCGAGCGGCATCGTGCCGCCCTTGGCGACCGCGCCCAGAGACTTCTCCAGGATGGTCGTCAGGCCGCCGGCCTTGTTGCCGTGGGACGGATTGTTGTTGAGCTCCGCGTCGTTCTTCGCGGTGTAGTCGCGCCACCACTCGATGCGGTCCATCAGCTTCTGGGCGACCGCAGGCGTCTGGGCCCGGCGGGTCAGCAGATGCTCGGCGCCGTAGATCTCGGGCGTCTCCGAGAGCACCGCCGTGCCGCCGTGGCGCACGATCAGGTCCGCGGCGTGGCCGAGCGCGGGGTTCGCCGAGATGCCGGAGTAGCCGTCAGACCCGCCGCACTGGAGCGCGAGCTTGAGCTTCGACAGCGGCTGTGGGGCGCGCTCGGCCGCGTTGACCGTGTCGAGCATGCCGCGGATCGCCTCCGACGCCGCCTCGATCGACTTGCGCGTGCCCCCCGTGCGCTGGATCGTCATGGTCTTGAGGAATGGCCCCTCCGCAAGGCCCGACCGCTCCAGCAGCATGTCGATCTGGTTGGTCTCGCAACCAAGCCCGATCATCAGGATGCCGCCGAAGTTCGGGTTGCGCGCGTAGCCCGCGAGCGTCCGGATCAGGAAGCGATAGCCCTCGGAGGCTGTGTTGATGGCGCAGCCGCCGCCGTGGGTCAGCGCGACGACGCCGTCGACGTTCGGATGGCCCGCGAGCCCGCCCTTGTTGTTGAAGTGGTCGGCGACCGCCTTCGCGACCGTCGCCGAACAGTTCACCGAGCTCACGATCCCGATGTAGTTGCGGGTCCCGACGTCGCCGTTCGCGCGGCCGAAGCCCAGGAAGGTGCGCCGTTCGCCCTCCGGCAGGAGCGGCGTCGGACGGGCGTCGGCGGCGAAGTGGTGGACCACCTCGCTGTCGTGCATCGCCATGTTGTGCAGATGCACATGATCGCCGGCCGCGATGTCGCGCGTCGCGTAGCCGATGGTCTGGCCGTACTTGATGACCTCCGCGCCGCTCGCGATGCCCCCTACGGCGACCTTATGGCCGCGCGGCACCTCGCCGGAGGTCACGACGCCCGCGACTCCGATGGGCGTTCCCGCCGCGACGCCGGAGCGGACCACGGCGACGTTGTCGACGGGGTTCAGAAGGATGGCCTGGGCCTGACGATCAAGGGTTTCCACGGGCATGTGCGCGCCTCCTCGGGGCGATGCGCCGACCCTGGGTGCGCCGGGTCGATCAATTTATTGGCTATTGCGTGCAATGTACGACCATGATAGGCGATGAAAGTCAACAGCGACGTCAGAGCGCTGATCATGAGGAAATCGGACGGATCGATCGTTTCGACCGTCTTCACGTTCTTTCGGCTCGTATTCATGCCCCTAACCTTCAAGACGACGTCGCAGTGCGACTTGTCTTGAAGACGAAGCGTGGATTGACGACAGCCAGTCTGGAACGGATCAAGGAATGGGCTACGAGTTCGACTTCAGTTTTCTGAGCGAGTACGCCCCCGACCTATGGCGCGGGGTGTGGCTGACGCTTTGGATGACGGTCGTCTCGATCGTGCCCGGCTTCGTCCTCGGGACCCTCTGCGCCATCGGCCGGATCTACGGCTCCACGCCGGTGCGACGCGCGGCGACGGTCTACGTCGAGGCGATCCGCAACACGCCGCTCGTCATCCAGGTGTTCTGGCTGTTCTTCGGGCTCGCGGTGCTCGGCGCCCGTCTCGACGCCTTCACCGCCGCGATCATCGCGCTCTCGATCAACGTGGGCGCCTACACCGCGGAGATCATGCGGGCGGGCTTCGAGAGCATCCCTCGCGGCCAGCGCGAGGCCGCCTCCTGCCTCGCGCTCAGCGGCCCCCAGCGGGTGCTCTATGTCGAGCTGCCCCAGGCGGTGGAGCGGGTCTACCCCGCCCTCGTCAGCCAGTTCATCCTGATGATGCTCGCGACCTCGATCATGTCGCAGATCTCGGCCGAGGAACTCACGGGCGTCGCCTACCAGATCCAGTCCTTCACCTTCCGGGGCTTCGAGGCCTACCTCGTCACCGCCGCGATCTACCTCGCCCTCGTCACCATGCTCCGCCTCACCCTGCACGGGGTCGCGCTCGCCGCGTTCCCGCGGCGGCGGCGGCTCGGCACGCCGCTTTAGAGGGATCGGCACGATGCTCGGACTGACCGTCGACCAACTCCTCTTCCTCGTCCGCGGCGCCGGCTGGACCCTGGTTCTGTCGCTGCTGGGCTTCGTCGGAGGCGCCATCCTCGGCCTGCCGGTGGCGCTCGCCCGCTCGTCGAAGCTCAAGGCGCTGCGGATGATCTCGAGCGCCTATGTCCAGCTGATTCAGGGCATTCCGCTGCCGGTGATCATGTTCGTGGTCTACTTCGGGCTGTCGATCGGCGGCTTCGAGGTGCCGGCGCTGGTCGCGGCCGGGCTCGCAATGACCGCCTACTCCAGCGCCTATCTCGGCGAGATCTGGAAGGGCTGCATCCAGTCGGTGCCGAAGACCCAATGGGAGGCGGCGGAGTGCCTCGCCCTGACGGGAACGCAGCGCTTCGTCCATGTGATCCTGCCCCAGGCGCTGAAGATCGCGGTGCCCCCCACCGTCGGCTTCCTCGTCCAGATCGTGAAGAACACGTCGTATTCGGTCGTTATCGGTTTCTTTGACCTGACCTATTCGGCCAAGGTCCTGAACAACTCGACCTACAAGCCATTCCTCGTCTTCTCGATCGCCGCCGCGCTCTACTTCGTCATCTGCTACCCGCTGTCGCTGCTCGCCGGTCGGTTCG is drawn from Methylopila sp. 73B and contains these coding sequences:
- a CDS encoding ABC transporter permease — its product is MASEKRGLEFYALAAFFALFVLFLYGPLSTILILSFQGPAGGLTFPMNGVSTRWFENLFEQQAVGDFGGSFARSLALGVMTTLTTVAVSLCAGLAFRRRFLGSTALFYLTVASLVVPSILVSLGIGLMFQVAGVQPTWWTSAFGAHLTWTLPFGVLIMFAVFNRFSPAYEEAARDLGASNWQTFVHVVLPIIAPSLVGVGLFGFTLSYDEFARTLMTAGSFNTLPLEIYGMTTNVTTPVLYALGAVTTLVSFTAIAAALVAVTAMARRRKTLKPL
- a CDS encoding ABC transporter permease produces the protein MTGRLAPYLQAAPLALILGAFLLLPLAAIVAVSFWDYDSVQIYPDFITLNYAETLGSWVTWKTYLNTLKFVAIVWAITTVVGFLVAYFLAFHVRSTTMQMVLFLICTVPFLTSNIIRMISWVPFLGRNGLLNTTLIELGIVPAPLEFLLFSEFAVVLAMVHLYVLFMVTPIFNSLMRIDRALVEAARDAGANGWQTLTNVVIPLAKPGIAIGSIFVVTLVLGDFVTVRFMSGGQSASVGLMIANEISLLQYPAAAANAVALLVLVLLMVAAMLRIVNIRKEL
- a CDS encoding PotD/PotF family extracellular solute-binding protein; the encoded protein is MTDPKTIDPTTGLDRRAVLKGVAAAAGAAAGSGAVTGFPTIWAQNIKDVTLRQFGTGVSNLNAIADQVKKDLGFTLRMTALDSDSVTQRAVTQPDSYDIADIEYWIAKKVFPSGALQPMDVKKIKYYDQIVPIFTTGKLTPDSVVAQGTAPSTVGFVEGPGAKTFAKAPTEWMTLIPTIYNADTLGIRPDLVGRPIENWKDILDPKFKGKTSILNIPSIGIMDAAMICESAGIIKYGDKGNMTEAEIDTTIATLIEAKKAGQFRAFWKTFDESVNLMTSGEVIIQSMWSPAVTAVRSKGVPCVYQPLAEGYRAWGGGLGIGKNVKGLVLDAAYEYINWYLSGWCGAYLNRQGYYSACLSTAKQHMSPDEWGFWMEGKPAASDILSPDGKVLEKAGAVRDGGSFEERMGKVACWNAVMDKDRYMVRKWNEFIAA
- a CDS encoding ABC transporter ATP-binding protein, which codes for MPQAAEIDLASVTKRYGDDAVAVDAISLKIKAGTYCCLLGPSGCGKTSTLRMIAGHESVTSGDIRLGDVVVTDLPPARRATSMMFQSYALFPHLDLVDNVAFSLKMKGVAKAERREKALGMLKLMHMDQYASRRPAQLSGGQQQRVALARALITSPQALLLDEPLSALDPFLKVRMRAELKRLQRDLGVTFVHVTHSQEEAMALADLVVVMSNGRIEQAAAPREIFHRPATAFVASFMGEHNVLSGKVTALDDAGAILTCSGGAAFRLPAAAHLELGAPAQAAVRRDRIRIGEAAAPGLGFTGHVRNVEYRGGSMKMTLDAPGVEDFTVYADEAVFDSAPHEIGQAAPLAWSLADVHVLRPSLQ
- a CDS encoding GntR family transcriptional regulator, translated to MFERKRPAYALIADTLRETIASGRLPAGAVLAEGALASLFGASRSPVKQAFAQLEAEKLVRRFDGRGVLVGDGPPKRVALTAEILGLATGAARDDAWDTLYYALERAVIEASVFGRFRINELALARHFGVGRTVARNLLLRAQGAGIAVKTDSGHWQIVPMDEARISDLYELRLMLEPPLIRSAAGRVPAAQLREMMTRHAAANRAAPDYGVAELDALEADIHVTCLGFGRNAEARAALERTRCLLVVGKHIQAAIAKAPRIDPFMDEHLAILAALKANDGDRAATALSDHLLSSMRKAAERVAAFRAQGGPSAPAFLMA